Part of the Asterias rubens chromosome 20, eAstRub1.3, whole genome shotgun sequence genome, tatacatattcatgggctgcatactagcatatccgagagcccccccatttttttccactagtggaaattttttcatgaaacacattaaacccggatgTTACAGATCCGACACAGCTGTCgtcctgacggcctccgcatgcggttggtggtacgagtgcggatgacctgtgtgcacagtagtcgtacgatgtgacagtgtgtatacgggtgggtcatgcggtgtgatcgcacgcacagggtatacggatGGGTTTACAGCGGCATCTTTttggagcgaataatgcgactgctttgagcaaggctatgacacctttggtttttgtttgcactcccttctttgtttttttcctgtcattctctGAGCACTTTGTAACCTTAGGAAAAGGCGCTATGtaaatggtattattattattattattatttgctatTTTATAATTCTACCTGTTGAAAAAACACCCGTTGTCTACGTGTCGTGTACGAAGCTCATCTTAAAGCTGTTATTGTTTTGAGATGTAGTTGGCACCAAATAATTGGGAAAAACAACAAAGAATATACTGAAGTTAGCTTATGTCCATCATAGTCCATCACCACAATCCTTTTGTGACGGAAAGAGAATAAGACGAAAGAAGTGGCCATCCTTTTGGATTCGTATTATGTTGCTAATAATCAAAAcgaatcaaaaacatttccttcACTGCCTATAACGTGAGCTGATCCTCCTCCTCCCCATACACACACATGGCATGTTGTGGGATGGTGGCATTGTGCACTAATGGGTACGAAATTGTAACATTGAATGATGCTGTGCATTGAGTGacctaaacaaaacacatttctCATTCCGATTATCTGTGAATTTaataaatagaatagcttgtaACTCTGATAGCATGTTACGTGTCTTATTGTCACTATGTACAGTGTGTTGacattattatacatgtatgtggtacACTTTAACCAATAAATGAATAGATTAGATCAGATTATGTAACCTAAGCTTTGGCCAACTTGTAGATTTCTACAACAAAACTATATTTATGCAGTTGCAAAGGAAACATACCTCATTGCAGGCGGGAGCCATGTTGAGTTCTCTGCAACATGCCAATATGTGGAAGCGGCATTGGTAATCACGTGTAATcttctttgtaaaatcaaaaacCAGCAGGGAGGAATGGCGCAATTTGATATTGTCGGGACTATAACGAGTGCATGAGGATCAAGCCAAAAACCGGTATTTATGTAACCTAAATGTTTAGACTGTTGGTTTGTTATATTAAGCATCGTTTTTTGGCGTTATCCTTAAATTCGTCAGCATTTTCACAAAGTAGCACACACTGCTATTATACCAGCAAACAACAGCAATCAGAGAAAAAAAAGCCTCTGAAGTTGTACACTTTTTAGAGACCTGTTTTccttcaaaacttcaaagtatttctaaatgtagatacttgatgaattgaacttaaaaataaatcttATTGTGACTCATTTGCATGATTAATTATGAAACTAAACTCGAGAGAAGTTCTGTGctactttgtgaaatccaaaaAGTGCGCAATATGTTTTTTTACACTTCAACACCTCATGTTGTGTTACTTTATGACCTTTCATTAAAGACTgcgttcccactggatccacaatTGTGAGATCATGACCCAGCAAAAGGATTGTCGTAGACGTGAAGTCGTTGTCGCGTTCCCTCTTGAGTATGATCGAGAGTTGATCCACCTTTTGGAAATGGAAGTGTTATAAAAGTTCACCATCGAAAGTTAATTCTAATGTGTGCAGCTCGCATgtgcaacatacatgtacccatGACGACCACTCAAGCTCTGCATGatgctacatgtagctccatCGCCAGCCACCTTTTTGTTGTCATAAACATAACAGAAACTTAATATCAAGTATACTTGATATATTCAATGAAAGATGTCGCCCAAAAAAACATGCGTAAGTTTCCGAAGACGGACAGTTTGTGgcttgcatacatgtataaatactGTGTTTCGGCTTGATCCTCTGCAATCGCCGTCCCTCTTCacttgtttttggtttgacaACAAAGAAAATTTGCCGCTACTGTTTAGGCATGTTGCAGAGAACGCTACCGGGCTCCCGCCCATAGTGAGTCATGTTTTCTTTGCCACTGAATATAGGTCTGTTGAAGAAATCTATGTTGGCTGGAAGAGTAGCTTACATAATACACATGTCAAGTAACATGCTTTATTCAAAGTTTGctgcaattatttttgttttaattcacaAGGAATCGGAATGagaaatgtgttttgttttgttcattaaaTATGCACTGCATCATCTAGTCTTAAAATTTTGTACCCATGTTGTGGACAATGCCACCGTCCCACAGTGCGTGTGTTTGGTGTGCATGGGGAAGGAGGATGATCAGGTCACGTGGTCGGCTGtgaagcaaatgtttgtgcatcgttttgattataaaaaaataattaagatCCAAAAGTGGCCACTTCTTTCGTCTGTATTTTCTTTCTGTCACAAGGAATATAATGGACTACAAGTACAACGAACATTAGATAACTTGAATATATTCTTTGCTATTTTGCCGAGTATGTTGTGTAAACTATAACTTCTCCAAATTTTAAGACAAAAGCAGCTTCGTACTCGAAGCGTAGACGACAGGTGTTTCTTCTTAGGCTACAATTTGTTATGTTTCTCCTCCATggcgggtaaaaaaaaaaattatgcgaGTGTCAATCCTACATGCCATTTTGGGCCCACCGGATGTTCGATCTCAAATTGCGGGGTCCTAATCGCCCTTTGTGTTTCTAGTAGACTTTGATggcccttttaaaggcagtggacactattggtaattactcaaaataattatcatcataaaacctttcttgagtcAAGcaagggggagaggttgatagtataaaacgttgtgagaaacagctccctctaaagtgacatagatttcaagaaagaagtaattttccagcaATTTGaccaatcaagcatctgaaagcacacaacttcgtgtgacaatggtgttttttctttcatatcacacaacttcgacaaccgaccgagctcaaattttctcaggtttgttattttatgcatatgttgagatacatgtacaccaacagtgaagactagtctttgacaattaccaatagtgtccactatctttaatCCACAAGGGCGCTCAGATCATGTTTCAGTCATGTAAAGCAATGcaattatacatacatgtacttacatgtatccaaacttacaaaagtaaactttctaataataccaaactttttggaTCTGTCTTTATAGGCTGGTAAAGCGTGGTTGGAACGGATGGATGAAAAGCACAAGGCACGCAAAGAGGCTGTACATAAAGCATGTATGGAACACTTCAACATCTCTTTGAAATCAGAAAGGTCACTTGCAGCAAATCCCAGTAAGCTTCGTCCCTTGATAGTAAACGATGACCATCATTTCATCTACAGTATTGTCTACAAAGTGGGATCTTCCAATTGGGAGAGAGTACTGGTTGAAGATCTTGGTGGATTCAAGAATGTTCCTAATCAGAAGTTATACAGTCACAAAGCATTACACTGGATAAGGAGGTACAATTCCACACAAATTGAAAGTCGTCTGAACagttacaaaatatttatttttgtacgaAATCCACTAGCTCGGATTCTTTCTGCTTATAGAGATAAGTTTGTTGACCATCATAACAGTGTCTTCACAAGAATGggacaaaatattattatgttataTAGAGAACATAATCAAGTAACTTCTGGAAATGTGACTTTCACAGAGTTTGTTAAATACCTTGTTGATTCACCTGCCCATCGATCAAATCCACATTGGAAGCCAATCTTCAACCAGAATTTCCCATGTGAGATCAACTTTGACTTTATAGGAAAACTAGAGGAGGCTTCTGATGACATTCCTTATGTGTTAAAAAGTCTTCAAATTGACCATCTTGTAAAGTATAAACAAGGACAGCCCAAAAAGACACCCGAGAAAAATTTGTTGGCCATGTATTATTCACAGTTACCAAGAGaacttttacaaaaattgtGTGCTATATATAAAGCAGACTTTGTTATTTTTGGTTATGACATTCCAGACAGTTTTTCATAATAGTGAATTGTATTGTCCTGCACAAAGCTCCAGAATGTCTTCTAGTGTGGTGTTTGTACTCCAGATTTGTGCATCATTCCACAGCTAtgttcatctacatgtacatgtagcgaGTTATTTTGAGGTAGTCTCAAACTGGGGATGCCCTAGCCAAAAAGAAAAAGCAGCAAAGACTCCTTCTTGCATTGGGGATTTGGCTTTGAGCTGTATCAAACATTGTAATGCGTCTACACATCCATGGATTACCAACAAATCATGCAAGGAAGTTTCTGAAACTCCTGCATGCTGCACTCAGTGCGATTTccaggcatatttgtgtgaataattatgttctactttaaaaacatctttcaaaccatatatatgggcaattccaagcaaacatagACATGAcagcaaaaacaattttttacacCACTTTTTTCCACTTTGAAGTTATAGCTACATGTAACATATGAAATCAATTTATTTctagttgttgacaaggaatgaacccaattttggCAAATAAGAACTCGGCTTATTCCCGTGTAGGTCTGAGTCACTCTCTCCCGCACcacaaccattttctcacgcattggggccagaccgggatttttttttttaaataacgcacaatcttcagattgcacacAGTTTTTCAGAATTATCAACTTAAACTGGCATTAAAACATAGCGCAAATTTTGTaagattgcgcacgctttttGCTCTCTCAGAAGATTCAGTCGGCAATTAGGCAGAGCGCAAAACAAGTTTGTCTCAATTTCTTAGCAGATTTATTGAAGGTAGAAGTCGTGAGCGGAGGTTTTTTGACATCATTTAAGCCAGAAATTTATCTTTTTGGGGGAAATAATCTGACCCAATCGTACGTGCATTCTGAAAACACCTTTTTCTCAACAAATAATTTTATGCACAAAGAaagtttttttgggggtggtCCCGGACCAAGATTTTTTTCTCCAGCGGTGATTCCGTTACCCAAGTAAAAAAAGCTGGCCTCTATATTTGGCATCtctgaacacgttgccttagatcggacaAATtgatctataaaaagcgtttataaccgtttgcgGTGAggtgcatatggttggaaagatgttataaaagtagaatcaATGGTCCACGCAAATTTCCATTTTCTTTGCGAACTAATACGATTGGCCAttgatgggagtcaaaaatggctgactgtgtaagtcgacgaggtaaaaggaaaaccttgcaattttgaggctatttctgtggatcattgtattctacttttacaacattttttctacccatatgcattttataacaaacggttacaaactcttttcaaagaccaactcgaccgatccaaggcaacgtgttcctaaaCTAGTGGtgtaaacccgccgaggcctggttcttgataattttaccaagacaaagtcaaggtaaattatcacgttgccttagattgggcaagttgttctttgaaaagcgtttgaaaccatttgttatgaaatacaaaTGGTTagaatgatattttaaaagtataatgtAAAGATCCACATAAGaacactcaaaattgcatggctTTCCTTTTATGTCGCGAACTAACATGACTAATTTTctttgcgacgtaaaaggaagAAACTGTCCCTGAGATTGTCACATCCCACTTGTTCAGCTTGTATTGACTGACAAGTGGCCCATTGCAGGGAAAAGACCGATTATGGTGAAGTTCGTACAATTGGTTATTTGGCTAACAAACAATGTGTATGTACCTTGGTGCTTTGTCTAATTTTTGCTATTGTATATTTCATTCAATGGGCcgtataaataaaaactagcaattacttATCAAGCAAAAGGTCCAGCATTAGCAAAAGGTCGATAAgtaaaagatcaggcatgagtgtttgctcaaatctctataaataaccttttactTTTACACTAACTTTTTACTTGACTCGGATAAGTAAATGGTCGCACTAGTAAATAAAAGCAATGACTTCTATTTTAAGTAAATGCTTGTTGGATTACCTTTAACTTatagacatataaataaaaagcaATGACTTCTATTTTAAGTAAATGCTTGTTGGATTACCTTTAACTTATAgacatataaataataataacaacttttaCTAATAACCTGTAGCAATGACTTCTATTTTAAGTAAATGCTTGTTGGATTACCTTTAACTTATAgacatataaataataataacaacttttaCTAATAACCTGTAGCAATGACTTCTATTTTAAGTAAATGCTTGTTGGATTACCTTTAACTTATAgacatataaataataataacaacttttaCTAATAACCTGTAGCAATGACTTCTATTTTAAGTAAATGCTTGTTGGATTACCTTTAACTTATAgacatataaataataataacaacttttaCTAATAACCTGTAGCAATGACTTatatttttacaagctactgcATGAGGAGCTTGGGCTTTTACTTAACCACCAGTGTTGCGCATATGGCACTGTACCGGGTCAGTAATAAAGGGCTATTTTTCCTTTAGCCTAATGATCAATTTATAGTGTTACTTTTAAATCTGGTGTGTACTTTAATTGCTCTAAAAGTACCAATCTTTGGAGCTCTGGCACGGAGAGGGTGGCTGTTTCCTCGTGTGACACTCATTTAAATAATGGGTCATGTATTAGACTTCTGAGGATTCTACTCTGTTTTAATACCAATCTGAAATTATGAAGACAATCAAAAGACTGTTAAACGGCTGTCTGTCTTCATTGGAATTATGGGAGCACCCGAAAACCTGACGTTGAGGGCTCTCGATTAACAAAATAAGGGGGGCATGTTTTATTCCTGTCACACTCATCATAGCCACTGCCgccatcaaaaacttgactaagtGGAAACGGCACCCTGTATTTCAGATAATTGCTATTGATCTATGAGTCCATGCCCGCTATTGTTATACTCCTGAATACCCCGCTAGTGTGCTTTTCTCTTACCATTTACTAATCTGTTCAAGTAAAAGGTGTTTAGTccagtaaaaggttatttatagagatttTAGCAAATGctcatgcctgatcttttacTTTAATCAACCTTTTGCCAATGTTGGACCTTTTATCTTGTAAAACTACAAGTAAATGCTACAGGACAATAGTAAAAGGTCggttttatttacatctcaATAAGAAGAGTCCCTCAACATGTAGTTCGACCATTTACTAGCCAAAAAGTCTTACTGTTACTCATGAGGATTTAAGTAGAAGGCTAGTAAAAGCTAATGATAGTTTTTACTTACACATGTATATTTTACCTGTAATACAAATGTAATTATGATTCATAAttaacaaacatatttttaaaagaacaatTCATTGTGAGCGTCTTAAGTAATGTAGCAGGCAGTGTTAACACTGCAAGGCACATACTACATTCAAGTCTGCATGTCTCAAAAAAGCTTGAAGAACGCACAGTCAATGTTAAAATACATCAGGCCGAACCAAGAAACAGGTTTTTATTGTCACAATtagaaattgtaggcctacatgtaccttgctTTATTTGTTTAGAATTCTTAGGCCGTATTCTTAGGCCTTATAGTAAGCATTTACATGTTACTAGTTCTTTCTTAGCGAGTTGCATCATATTCACGAGTGCTACATGTACGTGGGGTGTTTTCGGCTTCATAGCGTTTTCTTAAGCCCTTTTTCAACATTCCTGGCCAACATTTCCTGGCGTATTGAGCTTTACGCCAAGGACAACCACTTTGAATATGTTCTACAATCCTTGCAAAAATTTCTCAAACATTGCGAAATTTTGGAGAAGGTACCAACATATTTTGTAtctatttttaataaattcTCCTTGATTTGTGTTAGTTCATTTCatcattatatatttgtttatgtatttatttacttcATTGACTTAATttactttgtttatttatttattttagttcaGGGGTAACCAACTACATTTTGTACTCTCATTGCATGTTTGAGTCATGTGAAAGCTTGCGAAATCTCTGAATGTCATCCCATTTGTGATGAACCACTTTGATAGTTCTGAGGACctttcctacatgtacacagttgATTTTCCGCGAAAATCTGGCCTTTCTCTTCAGCGTTACATTATCTGAAAATTTGTTGTTAAGCACCGACGAATTCAATGCAACAAGGTCAACTAACTTCACTATCTCAGTAGGCGAGAAATTTGCCTTCCGGTGATTCCCCTTCGCCTCCTCCTTGCGTTTTGGGACAACGGTCTTTCTCCTGGATCTCCATGTTTGCAGGGTGACAAATATCTTGTAAGTGACGTCAGTCAGTCCAGTCACTGTATAAATACTTATTCTGGACAATGAGATCACGCTCCAGTGAATTACATAACAAATCCATGACTGTTCAGCTCAAGCGCGTTCCCGCTTAAGAAGGCGTTACGAAAGGTATAGTAAGTAACGCGGTAGTAAAGCGATAAGAATGCTTCACGAATAACACTTGAGGGCTTTACTAAAGTCTTACTTAAGTCTTACTAAGAGCCAGGTAAGTGACCAGTTTACGAGGGCTTTGTGAATACAGCCCCTGTATccttcaatcaaaatgacaaagatctaattttattttatatgaaacaaataatgaatgattTTCATCTGCAATAGTGAGAACATTTTCATTCGGCTCCGCCTCGCTGAATAGAACACTCCATCTTTCACCTCATGAaaatattcgcaccattgcactccatAACCATTCATTAtgcataaatacctaagacagtttatccattctgattagtcgagagggcatcacgaggggttgttttttgaccgaaaaggtatttatgaatgtgaatcaaagtgtgttgaatcggttttcaactagtggtttaaacccgcctaggcctggttcttgataatttacctcgacttcgtctcggtaaaattattaaGTCCAGGCCTCTgcgcaggtttaaaccactagttgaaaacctcttcaccacataTTGATTCCCTAATTAATATGTCATAAATTTATTTagtctttgtatttttttttatagagaaaTGTTGTAGTTTGTTGTATTGtttactgtaggcctatacgGTAAAattaagtttattgtaaatttgatgtacatgtaaaggCAGAAACAAATTTCTAATTAAAAATAGAATGGAATTAAGCATAACAAGTTGATGTTGTGGATTTTTCAAATTTAGAGCGCCAactacaatttgtttgtgtgtctgGGGACAAACCAGCTCTTTTTGGCTGTCAGTGCTAGAAGCATTCAAGGTGGATTGGAACAGTATCTTTAAGGTGGAGACAACAGTAGCTCCCACCGCAAAAACAGTGAAAGACTTTTTGCTAAAACACAAGGAAGTGTTTGCAGAGTGTGGAAACCCAATCAAGGATTTCACTTTCTTCTGTGAGAATTCCAGAAGTACACATGTAACCAAATCAATGTTCTACAAGGCACAGCCTGTTCTATTGCATTGAGAGACAAGGTTGAACaagaacttaaagccattatacactttcggaacagaaaaaagaaagaaaaaaaagatttacaaataacttgcagggtttacagagggAAATGGTAAAAGacctctcttgaaatattattccatgaaatgctttacttttcgagaaaacattaaaacaattaccaattctcgacatcgagaattacggattatagtaaacacatgtcatgacatggcgaattgtgcagaaacaagggtgggttttcccaggtttttttctcccgactccgatgaccgattgagcctaacttttcacaggtttgttattttatatataagttgtgatacacgtagtgtgggcctttggacaagactgtttaccgaaagtgtccaacgaAATACAAGATAATTGTGTATTATCTAAGGTACATGTAGAGCACAGTAATTGGGCTTCTCCCAAAGTAGTCATAATAAAAATACTGTAACGGCGCTCCACACTCCAAAAATTGAAATGCCACTACATATAGTtgtcttaaagggaaagtacaggtttggtaattactcaaaacaaatattaacttaaaaactgacttggtaacgagcattggagagctgttgaaagtgaGAAACGGCGACCTCTGatgtagcatagattttgaaatggagttaatttctcacttaaataataaaagacttctagctgttaatggctggcatccatgcttGATGTATGGATCATGGACTCGGGAAGACGAGtagggtggatgcccagcttgattttgaattttaaggtcaaaAGGTTAACGAGgtaaaaaatcaatattttcaaaataatgacaCTCATTTGATAGgtctatccataaaatgtatttttaactttatgttgatactacaagcatgtaattaacgtataaactttgaccttgtacacaaatgtatagcaaaacaaaatgtaaaaatgtgATAATCTTGAAAAGGGTAAGTCTAcatcactctacttacctgtagagcaaattactacaattgcatattccctatgcgccgctaggtaacactaagacttttttacaacaagtgcaacagcgccctccatcgcccagtgcacACCGGCGCGAACGCCATGCGCAATCGCCCTCTTTCTCTCTTAGCTCCGAACAGGTGACACGTAAATTTTTTAGGCTCCCTAGAAAATTGTTACTTTCCGTTAAACCGAGTCTCTTTGAGATATAAAATACATTGTGTATATTTCATTATTGTTACCTTGATAAAGACGTGTTTGTAGAGTGTGTGTGTCGTCTTTATTAATTTTCTTAGTTGATAAAATGAGTTCTAGAAAGGCAGGGAGGGGTCGCACTGTCGCTACCGGGGATACTTCCCTTTCCCCGGGACAGCTCGACTCCTCGGGGGGCTACGCCGTTGACGATCCGTCGTCGGCGCAGTCCTCCCAACCTTCACAGCCCCTGCGTGCTGCGTCGGTCGTGGATCCCGCTGACTTCGGGGGGAACATTTCCTGTTCCCCCTCGTCGGTCAGCGTCCAGGGGTCCAACCTGTCCAAGGGTAAACGCCCGGGCAcaagcaagaaaacaaaaattctgagGCCACCCCATCCCTTTCTTCCCGAGGGAAAAAGGCCAAAAAG contains:
- the LOC117303975 gene encoding carbohydrate sulfotransferase 11-like, which encodes MSPKKTCAGKAWLERMDEKHKARKEAVHKACMEHFNISLKSERSLAANPSKLRPLIVNDDHHFIYSIVYKVGSSNWERVLVEDLGGFKNVPNQKLYSHKALHWIRRYNSTQIESRLNSYKIFIFVRNPLARILSAYRDKFVDHHNSVFTRMGQNIIMLYREHNQVTSGNVTFTEFVKYLVDSPAHRSNPHWKPIFNQNFPCEINFDFIGKLEEASDDIPYVLKSLQIDHLVKYKQGQPKKTPEKNLLAMYYSQLPRELLQKLCAIYKADFVIFGYDIPDSFS